CCGATGGTGCCGAAGGTCTGCACGCTGAAGAAAAAGCAGGCCAGCGAGCGCTGCATACCTGCCAGCGGCTCCTCACTCAGTGCACCCGACCCCAGCACGTAGTAGATCAGTCCGAACAGGGCGTTGAGCAGCAGATACAGGCCGCCCATGGCCAGAAAAAACAGCCACCACGGCACTGTCAGCAGACTGCCGTACACGCTGATGGACTGCCAGCCCATGCCCTGACGCTGGACATTGAACGAGCCGTCTTTATTCAGGAAGCGCTCACCCGACTGCTCGGCCAGAATCCGTCCCAGACCGAGATCGTGCGGCGGGGCGGCGGGGGTTTCGGCGGGTGAAGCCGGGGAAGCGTGGTCAGGCACCGTCATTTCAAGGAAAGTCTAGAGCAGCGCGGGCCGGGCGCAGCAGATCAGGCGCTGTGGCAGCTCAGCCGGTCACCGCTTTCAGCCACGTCCGGGCGATCAGCAGGTGGCCCGGCCCGCTGGGGTGCACCCGGTCCGGGGCCCAGCGGGCCGCCGAACTGGCGTCCATCGCTGCGTCGAAGGCGGGTTGCAGCTCGACCAGCGTGGCCCTGAACTCACGGGCCAGCTCAGTCACAATCCTGGCGCGGTTCTCGACCTCGCGGCGCATCGGTTCCTGGCGGTCCGGTTCCACCAGAAACGGCGTAACCAGCACCAGACGGCAGTCCAGGGCGCTGGCCTCGCCCAGCAGGCCGCGCAGGGTGGCGCGGTACTCGTCCGCGTTCACCGCCTGGTCTGGTGCGCCATCGAAGCTGCGCCACACATCGTTCACGCCGATCTTTATACTCAGCAGGTCGGGTTTCAGGGCCGTCACGTCGGCCTGCCAGCGCTGCCGCAACTCGCGCACGGTGTCGCCGCTGACGCCCCGGTTCAGAACTTCGGTGGTGCAGGCTGGATCATTCACCAGCAGCTGCTCGCGGATGCGCGAGACGTAGCCGTTGCCGTAGCCTTCGGGGTCCTCGCGCCGTCCGGTGTCGGTGATGCTGTCGCCGATAAAGACCCAGCGCTGCGACCTGGTCGCTTTGCCGGTCATCCGTTCGCTCCGGCCATCTCGCCCACCACCCGGCTGAGCTGTTCGTTCGCGCCTTCATGCACCACGCCGCCGTGATAGGTCACGACGGTCTGCACGTCCAGCCCGGCCATCTTGCCCACCGATTCGCCCGCCGTCTTCATATCGGGCGTGGCCTGGGCACTGGGGCCATGCAGTGTGCCTGTGTTGGAGGTCATGGCGTCGCCAGTAATCAGCGTCTGGCTGCGCTCCAGATACAGGCTGGCGTGCCCGAAGGTATGCCCCGGCGTCGCCACCACCTTCACGCCCCCGGCCAGCGGCAGCACCTCGCCGTCGTGCAGGGCGCGGTCCACCTTGACCTTGACAGGCGGCATGGCCGACATTCGGCGGAGCATGTCCTTGCGGGCCTGCGGCACGTTTGGGTCGGCCATCATCTGCTCGATCTGCTCGGGCCGGGGGCGTTTCTGCGGCCATTCGTCGCCCTCGATCAGCGGAATCTCGCGCTCCAGCGCCCAGACCTTTGCGCCGCTCGCGGCCACCACGGCGGGCAGGCTGCCGATGTGGTCGAGGTCGTGGTGGGTCACGATGACCCGCTTGATGTCCTCAAG
This portion of the Deinococcus rubellus genome encodes:
- a CDS encoding SGNH/GDSL hydrolase family protein, producing the protein MTGKATRSQRWVFIGDSITDTGRREDPEGYGNGYVSRIREQLLVNDPACTTEVLNRGVSGDTVRELRQRWQADVTALKPDLLSIKIGVNDVWRSFDGAPDQAVNADEYRATLRGLLGEASALDCRLVLVTPFLVEPDRQEPMRREVENRARIVTELAREFRATLVELQPAFDAAMDASSAARWAPDRVHPSGPGHLLIARTWLKAVTG
- a CDS encoding MBL fold metallo-hydrolase, which codes for MKLNNDLLMLSLTADFGNGPSVLHPVLILDHEAGHTLVDAGIPGMEDAIRAELAAQGLGLEDIKRVIVTHHDLDHIGSLPAVVAASGAKVWALEREIPLIEGDEWPQKRPRPEQIEQMMADPNVPQARKDMLRRMSAMPPVKVKVDRALHDGEVLPLAGGVKVVATPGHTFGHASLYLERSQTLITGDAMTSNTGTLHGPSAQATPDMKTAGESVGKMAGLDVQTVVTYHGGVVHEGANEQLSRVVGEMAGANG